The Tepidibacter aestuarii genome contains a region encoding:
- a CDS encoding beta-class carbonic anhydrase — MNKLKEILVHNKSFVENKKYEKFKATKYPGKKMVIFSCMDTRLTELLPHALNLKNGDAKIIKNAGGVIMHPFGSVMRSILVAIYELQAEEIFVIGHHGCGMSNIDTDKTIKKMIDKGISKDTMTTLEYAGIDLKKWLHGFDCVNDSVRESVLAIKNHPLIPQNTAVHGLIIDPETGELEVVVDGYE, encoded by the coding sequence TTGAATAAACTAAAAGAAATATTAGTCCATAATAAATCATTCGTAGAGAATAAAAAATACGAAAAATTCAAAGCTACAAAATATCCAGGTAAAAAAATGGTTATATTTTCATGTATGGATACAAGATTAACAGAATTACTCCCACATGCATTAAACTTAAAAAATGGAGATGCAAAGATTATTAAAAATGCAGGTGGAGTAATTATGCATCCATTCGGAAGTGTTATGAGAAGTATTTTAGTTGCAATATACGAGCTACAAGCAGAAGAAATTTTTGTAATAGGTCATCACGGTTGTGGCATGAGTAATATAGATACTGATAAAACTATCAAAAAAATGATAGATAAAGGTATATCAAAGGATACCATGACAACGCTCGAATACGCAGGCATAGATTTAAAGAAATGGTTACACGGCTTTGATTGTGTAAATGATTCTGTTAGAGAAAGTGTACTAGCTATAAAAAATCATCCATTAATACCTCAAAACACAGCTGTTCACGGGCTTATAATAGATCCTGAAACAGGGGAGTTAGAAGTTGTTGTAGATGGATATGAATAA
- the pflA gene encoding pyruvate formate-lyase-activating protein, whose amino-acid sequence MSIKGRVHSLETFGTVDGPGIRFIVFTQGCPLRCKYCHNRDTWDPSGGNEYDVDELMSEIVKYKPFMISSGGGLTISGGEPTLQPEFLKSLLIKAKDNDIHTAIDTSGFVDIDVIDPILDYTDLILLDIKHINRDAFKDLTGIYNDKTLNLAKHLSDRKISTWIRYVLVPGLTDNEDDIRDLCKFINTLDNIEKVEILPYHSMGKFKWEELGYEYALKGIEDANDDDLLKASKIFKEYGINVAIK is encoded by the coding sequence ATGAGTATTAAAGGCAGAGTACATTCTCTAGAGACCTTTGGAACTGTAGATGGTCCTGGAATTAGATTTATAGTATTTACTCAAGGCTGTCCACTTAGATGTAAGTATTGTCACAATAGAGATACATGGGACCCTAGTGGTGGAAATGAATACGATGTTGATGAGCTCATGAGCGAGATAGTTAAGTATAAACCTTTTATGATTTCATCAGGCGGAGGTCTTACTATATCTGGTGGTGAGCCTACTTTGCAGCCTGAATTTTTAAAGAGCTTGCTTATTAAGGCTAAAGACAATGATATACACACAGCTATAGATACTTCAGGGTTTGTAGATATAGATGTTATAGATCCTATACTTGATTACACAGACTTAATATTACTTGATATAAAACATATAAATAGAGATGCTTTTAAAGATTTAACTGGAATTTACAATGATAAAACACTAAATTTAGCAAAGCATTTATCTGATAGAAAAATATCAACTTGGATAAGATACGTTCTTGTTCCAGGTCTTACAGATAACGAAGATGATATACGCGATCTTTGCAAGTTTATAAATACACTTGATAATATAGAAAAAGTTGAAATACTACCTTATCATTCTATGGGAAAATTCAAGTGGGAAGAACTTGGATATGAGTATGCTCTAAAAGGAATCGAGGATGCAAATGACGATGATTTATTAAAGGCTTCTAAGATATTTAAAGAGTACGGAATAAATGTGGCTATAAAGTAA
- a CDS encoding cysteine desulfurase family protein, with protein sequence MEIYLDNSATTKPYKEVVDKMVYALTEQYANPSSIHRKGVLVEKEIKNARKEIAKYVGSKDKEIFFTSGGTESNNIIIRGVAYANHRSGKHLITTKIEHPSVLNTFKDLEKDGYEVTYLDVNEKGLIDFEDFKNALREDTTLVSIMHVNNEVGAIQPIDKIGRYLSKLKRKVYLHVDAVQSFGKIDFKPSKYNIDLMSVSGHKIHGPKGIGFVYVKENTKIKSIVTGGGQESSFRSGTENVPGIFGLSEAVRITMDNLKDNIEKVTNLKELLLNEIKSNIDDIKINSSEDGVCHILNVSFIGIKGEILLHYLEEDNIYVSTGSACSSKKKGSHVLIEMGLWTTEIEGAIRFSLSTMNKEEDIKKAVQIIKKKVEELRIIINKR encoded by the coding sequence ATGGAAATTTATTTAGATAATAGTGCTACTACAAAACCGTATAAAGAAGTGGTAGATAAAATGGTTTACGCTTTAACTGAGCAGTATGCTAACCCTTCCTCTATACACAGAAAAGGAGTATTAGTAGAAAAAGAAATAAAGAATGCTAGAAAAGAAATAGCAAAGTATGTAGGTTCTAAGGATAAAGAGATATTCTTCACATCTGGGGGAACTGAATCTAACAATATAATAATAAGAGGTGTAGCTTATGCTAATCACAGAAGTGGTAAGCATTTAATAACTACTAAAATAGAACATCCTTCTGTATTAAATACTTTTAAAGACTTGGAAAAAGACGGATATGAAGTTACATACCTAGACGTAAATGAAAAGGGATTAATAGATTTTGAAGATTTTAAGAATGCTTTAAGAGAAGATACAACACTTGTAAGTATTATGCATGTAAATAATGAAGTTGGAGCTATTCAGCCTATTGATAAAATAGGTAGATACTTATCTAAGTTGAAAAGAAAGGTATATTTACATGTAGATGCAGTACAATCATTTGGAAAAATAGATTTTAAGCCTTCAAAATACAATATAGATTTAATGTCTGTAAGTGGTCATAAAATACATGGACCAAAGGGAATTGGATTTGTGTATGTAAAAGAAAACACTAAGATAAAGTCTATTGTAACAGGTGGAGGACAAGAAAGTTCATTTAGGTCTGGAACTGAAAATGTACCGGGAATATTTGGTTTATCTGAGGCTGTTAGAATAACAATGGACAACTTAAAGGATAATATAGAAAAGGTTACTAATTTAAAAGAATTATTACTGAATGAAATAAAATCTAATATAGATGATATAAAGATAAATAGTAGCGAAGATGGAGTATGCCATATATTAAATGTATCCTTCATAGGAATAAAGGGAGAAATACTTCTTCACTATTTAGAAGAAGATAATATATATGTATCAACAGGGTCAGCTTGTTCTTCTAAGAAAAAAGGAAGTCATGTTTTAATAGAAATGGGGCTTTGGACTACAGAAATAGAAGGAGCTATAAGATTTAGTTTATCTACTATGAATAAAGAAGAAGATATAAAAAAGGCTGTTCAAATAATAAAGAAAAAAGTTGAAGAATTAAGAATTATAATAAATAAGAGGTGA
- a CDS encoding M20/M25/M40 family metallo-hydrolase encodes MINKERIVEKFLEYVQIDSETKNEKEFANKIKLELEELGLDVYIDNAGSKVGSNTGNIIAKLKGNKDTEPIMFSAHMDTVTPGIGIKPIVKDGVIYSDGTTILGSDDKAGIAAIIEAVKIIKEENIDHGDIEIAFSVYEEGGLYGAKNLEYDKIESKRAFVLDSGGAPGEIIIKGPAQDNLLAKIVGIPAHAGVCPEEGISAIQVAASAITKMNLLRIDEETTANIGIIEGGKATNIVCPEVTIKGEARSLVNEKLDKQTAHMVQCIEKACEELGAKAEIDTSRSYSAFNVDENDEVVNIVRNACDILGFEVTTKASGGGSDTNILNGNGIKAVNLGVGMKKVHTLEEYISIEDLVNTSRLVLEIIKNA; translated from the coding sequence ATGATAAACAAAGAACGAATAGTTGAAAAATTTTTAGAGTATGTTCAAATCGATAGTGAAACAAAAAATGAAAAAGAATTTGCAAACAAAATAAAACTTGAACTAGAAGAACTAGGGCTTGATGTATACATAGACAATGCAGGAAGTAAAGTTGGTTCAAATACTGGAAATATTATAGCTAAGCTAAAAGGGAATAAAGACACTGAGCCTATTATGTTTAGTGCACATATGGATACGGTTACTCCTGGTATAGGTATTAAGCCTATTGTAAAAGATGGAGTTATATATAGTGATGGAACTACGATATTAGGATCAGATGATAAGGCTGGTATAGCCGCTATTATAGAAGCTGTAAAAATAATAAAAGAAGAAAATATAGATCATGGAGATATAGAAATAGCCTTTAGCGTTTATGAAGAAGGTGGTCTTTATGGAGCTAAAAATCTAGAGTATGATAAGATTGAAAGTAAAAGAGCCTTTGTTTTAGATAGTGGTGGAGCGCCAGGAGAAATCATAATAAAGGGACCTGCACAAGATAATTTATTAGCTAAAATTGTAGGAATACCAGCTCATGCAGGCGTGTGTCCAGAGGAAGGTATAAGTGCTATTCAAGTAGCAGCATCAGCAATAACTAAGATGAACTTACTTAGAATAGATGAAGAAACTACTGCTAATATTGGTATAATAGAGGGTGGCAAGGCTACAAATATAGTTTGCCCAGAAGTTACTATAAAGGGAGAAGCTAGAAGTTTAGTAAATGAAAAATTAGACAAACAAACAGCGCATATGGTTCAGTGTATAGAAAAGGCTTGTGAAGAACTTGGGGCTAAGGCAGAAATAGATACATCTCGTTCTTATTCAGCATTTAATGTAGATGAGAACGATGAAGTAGTTAATATTGTTAGAAATGCTTGTGATATATTAGGTTTTGAAGTTACTACTAAGGCATCTGGTGGTGGAAGTGATACGAATATATTAAATGGAAATGGAATTAAGGCTGTGAATTTAGGTGTAGGAATGAAAAAGGTACATACATTAGAGGAGTATATCAGTATAGAAGATTTAGTAAATACTTCTAGGCTTGTATTAGAAATAATTAAGAATGCATAA
- a CDS encoding asparaginase gives MNKKKVAIVFTGGTISMTVDSRIGAAIPSLSGEQIMSMVTNIDKIADIEVVNFSEIPGPHMTPEMMMDLKNLISDLVDRDDINGVVVTHGTDSLEETAYFLGLTLYTQKPVVVVGAMRNSSELGYDGPSNLAAAVCTVIADEAQNKGVLVVMNNEVNLASEVTKTNTLSLDTFKSLTYGPLGIIDDNKLILHRDIVRKQHIHTHKVEANVDLIKVVAGMDSKFINFSIDSGTKGIVIEAMGRGNIPPKMLDGIRYAKEKNIPVVVVSRCHSGRVLDTYGYEGSGRDLVDLGCILGGNLPGQKARIKLMLALGKTNDIDEIRDIFEEGLY, from the coding sequence ATGAATAAAAAAAAGGTTGCTATAGTCTTCACAGGAGGAACAATATCTATGACAGTAGATTCTAGAATAGGTGCTGCTATTCCCTCTCTCTCAGGAGAACAGATAATGTCTATGGTTACAAATATAGATAAAATAGCTGACATAGAGGTTGTCAATTTTTCAGAAATCCCAGGACCTCATATGACACCTGAAATGATGATGGATCTTAAAAATTTAATATCAGATTTAGTTGATAGAGACGATATAAATGGTGTTGTTGTAACTCACGGTACTGATAGTTTAGAAGAAACTGCTTATTTTTTAGGTCTAACTCTTTATACTCAAAAGCCAGTAGTTGTTGTTGGGGCTATGAGAAATTCTTCAGAGCTTGGTTATGATGGACCAAGCAATCTTGCAGCAGCAGTTTGTACTGTTATAGCTGATGAAGCTCAAAATAAAGGTGTTTTAGTAGTTATGAATAACGAAGTAAACCTAGCCTCAGAAGTAACTAAAACGAACACGTTAAGTCTTGATACTTTCAAATCTTTAACTTATGGACCACTTGGAATAATAGATGATAATAAGTTAATTCTTCACAGAGATATAGTAAGGAAACAGCATATACATACTCATAAAGTTGAGGCTAATGTTGATTTAATTAAAGTTGTAGCTGGAATGGATTCAAAATTTATAAACTTCTCTATAGACTCAGGAACTAAGGGCATAGTTATAGAAGCTATGGGAAGAGGAAATATCCCTCCAAAAATGTTAGATGGCATCAGATATGCAAAAGAAAAAAACATACCTGTAGTTGTAGTTTCTAGATGTCACTCTGGAAGAGTTTTAGATACTTATGGATATGAAGGTTCCGGAAGAGATTTAGTAGATCTAGGATGTATACTAGGCGGAAATCTACCTGGACAAAAAGCAAGAATAAAACTAATGCTTGCTCTTGGAAAAACTAATGATATAGATGAGATAAGAGATATATTCGAAGAAGGATTATATTAG
- the thiI gene encoding tRNA uracil 4-sulfurtransferase ThiI, which yields MYNVVIARYGEIGVKGKNRYIFEDKLVKNIKNALKAIGKLNVYKQFGRIYIDVEEYDHEAIIEEARKVFGIVSLSPAVKFENDYEKLKEVSLEILKDKIEFEDVETFKVESKRTDKKFKMTSLEMSRDIGGYLLSELGDKIKVDVRNPDVKVEAELREECCVAYLERIDGYGGLPLGTNGKAMVLLSGGIDSPVAGWMVAKRGVDLELMHYHSYPFTSERSKEKVEELARILSKYCGKLRMHSVNLLPIQKQINEHCKEEEMTIISRRFMMRITEKVALAKGCNALVTGESIGQVASQTIQGLTVTNASVNVPVFRPLIAMDKSEIVDIAKKIGTFETSIIPEEDCCTVFLPKNPVTKPKLEKIMLSEQNLDIEKLIDEAIENMEVVDITL from the coding sequence ATGTATAATGTAGTAATAGCTAGATACGGAGAAATAGGAGTAAAAGGCAAAAATAGATATATATTTGAAGACAAGCTTGTAAAAAATATTAAAAACGCTTTAAAAGCAATAGGAAAGTTAAACGTATACAAGCAGTTTGGAAGAATATATATAGATGTTGAAGAATATGATCATGAAGCTATAATAGAAGAAGCTAGAAAGGTCTTTGGAATAGTTTCGTTAAGCCCTGCTGTCAAATTTGAAAATGATTATGAAAAATTAAAAGAAGTATCACTTGAAATATTAAAGGATAAAATCGAGTTTGAAGATGTAGAAACTTTTAAAGTAGAATCTAAAAGAACTGATAAAAAATTCAAGATGACGTCACTTGAAATGAGTAGAGACATAGGTGGATATTTACTATCTGAATTAGGAGATAAAATAAAAGTTGATGTAAGAAATCCTGATGTGAAGGTTGAAGCAGAACTAAGAGAAGAGTGTTGTGTAGCTTATCTAGAGAGAATAGATGGTTATGGAGGACTACCTCTTGGAACTAATGGAAAAGCAATGGTATTATTATCAGGAGGGATAGATTCTCCTGTAGCAGGCTGGATGGTAGCTAAAAGAGGAGTTGACCTAGAGTTAATGCATTATCATAGTTATCCGTTTACTAGCGAGAGATCTAAAGAAAAGGTGGAAGAATTAGCGAGAATCTTATCTAAATATTGTGGAAAACTTAGAATGCATAGTGTAAACCTTCTTCCTATACAAAAGCAGATAAATGAACACTGTAAAGAAGAAGAGATGACAATTATATCTAGAAGATTTATGATGAGAATAACTGAAAAAGTAGCATTAGCTAAAGGCTGTAATGCACTTGTAACTGGAGAGAGTATAGGACAAGTTGCATCTCAAACAATACAAGGACTTACTGTTACTAATGCATCAGTTAATGTACCTGTATTTAGACCTTTAATAGCTATGGATAAAAGTGAAATAGTTGATATTGCTAAGAAAATAGGAACTTTTGAAACTTCTATAATACCAGAAGAAGATTGTTGTACAGTATTTTTACCTAAAAATCCTGTTACAAAGCCAAAACTTGAAAAAATAATGTTATCAGAACAAAATCTTGATATAGAAAAGCTTATAGATGAAGCTATAGAAAATATGGAAGTTGTAGATATAACGTTATAA
- a CDS encoding lactate utilization protein translates to MKDLLDNLSKRGIEAKFFETRDELKKDLLNEVNEDDVVAIGGSMSIQEIDVYDELVNKSKEVLWHWKVEPSKRMELLKKAIFSDVYLSSTNALLEDGRIINIDGVGNRVASMFFGPKKVILVCGINKISKDYDDAMNRIKTSACPNNARRLNLNTPCAKIDSCVDCKSDQRMCMVTSIIEKKPPTIDFKVYILNEEIGY, encoded by the coding sequence ATGAAAGATTTATTGGATAATTTAAGTAAAAGAGGTATTGAGGCAAAATTTTTTGAAACTAGAGATGAGCTTAAAAAAGACTTATTAAATGAAGTAAATGAAGATGATGTAGTGGCAATAGGAGGATCTATGTCTATACAAGAGATAGATGTATATGATGAACTTGTAAACAAATCTAAAGAGGTGCTTTGGCATTGGAAGGTTGAACCTAGCAAGAGAATGGAACTTCTTAAAAAAGCTATTTTCTCTGATGTATACTTATCAAGTACAAATGCTCTATTGGAGGATGGCAGAATAATAAACATAGATGGTGTAGGAAATAGAGTTGCATCTATGTTCTTTGGACCTAAGAAGGTAATTCTTGTATGTGGTATAAATAAAATAAGTAAGGATTATGATGATGCTATGAATAGAATAAAAACATCTGCATGTCCAAACAACGCTAGAAGACTTAACCTTAATACTCCTTGTGCAAAAATAGATTCTTGTGTAGATTGCAAAAGTGATCAAAGAATGTGCATGGTAACTAGTATAATAGAGAAAAAACCACCTACAATAGATTTCAAAGTATATATATTAAATGAAGAAATAGGGTATTAA
- the hcp gene encoding hydroxylamine reductase encodes MFNLFGKKEEVKNTKEACPMFCYQCEQTPENGCTKFGVCGKNPDIASLQDTIIFGLKGVAAYATHARELGMIDPEVDGIVHEALYATLTNSNFNLQEHIDMAMKVGDATVKVMDLLDRAHTQRLGVPTPVKVSQDKIEGHPILVTGHNLYALEELLKQTEGKGINVYTHSEMLPAHGYPELKKYSHLKGNVGKAWYDQRTLFESFPGVILGTTNCLMPLKSNASYGDRFWTYGTCGLESINKIVNDDFSPIIEKVLSMPKANVESDKTLTTGFHHNTVLSIAPEIIDAVKAGKIKRFFVIAGCDAPTKGRDYYRELSNSLPKEAVILTTSCGKFRFNDIDFGTVPGTEIPRYIDLGQCNNSGSAAKIAIALAEAFDCGVNDLPLTIVLSWFEQKAVAILLGLFSLGVKNIYIGPSAPKFVSPGVLGVLQDAFNLQLISGDAKADLEKMLG; translated from the coding sequence ATGTTTAACTTATTTGGAAAGAAAGAAGAAGTGAAAAATACTAAAGAGGCATGTCCAATGTTTTGTTATCAGTGTGAGCAAACACCAGAGAATGGATGTACTAAATTTGGAGTTTGTGGAAAAAATCCTGATATAGCAAGTCTTCAAGATACAATAATATTTGGATTAAAAGGAGTGGCAGCTTATGCAACTCATGCAAGAGAGCTTGGAATGATAGATCCTGAGGTAGATGGAATAGTTCATGAAGCTTTATACGCAACTTTGACAAACTCAAACTTTAACTTACAAGAGCATATAGATATGGCTATGAAGGTTGGAGATGCTACTGTTAAAGTTATGGATTTATTAGATAGAGCTCATACACAAAGATTAGGTGTTCCAACTCCAGTTAAGGTATCTCAAGATAAAATAGAAGGACATCCAATACTTGTAACAGGACATAACTTATACGCACTTGAAGAGTTATTAAAGCAAACTGAAGGAAAAGGAATAAACGTATATACTCATTCAGAAATGCTTCCAGCTCATGGATATCCAGAGCTTAAGAAATACTCTCACTTAAAAGGTAATGTAGGTAAAGCTTGGTATGATCAAAGAACTTTATTTGAATCATTCCCAGGGGTTATACTTGGAACTACTAACTGCTTAATGCCGTTAAAATCTAATGCATCATATGGTGATAGATTCTGGACTTATGGAACTTGTGGACTTGAAAGCATAAATAAGATAGTTAACGATGATTTTTCTCCGATAATTGAGAAGGTATTATCTATGCCTAAAGCTAACGTTGAATCAGATAAGACTTTAACTACAGGATTCCATCACAATACTGTACTCTCAATAGCTCCAGAAATAATAGATGCAGTTAAAGCTGGAAAGATAAAGAGATTCTTTGTAATAGCAGGTTGCGATGCACCTACTAAAGGAAGAGATTACTATAGAGAACTTTCAAACTCATTACCTAAAGAAGCTGTAATACTTACAACTTCATGTGGTAAATTTAGATTTAATGATATAGACTTTGGAACAGTTCCTGGAACTGAAATACCAAGATATATAGACTTAGGACAATGTAATAATTCAGGATCAGCTGCAAAAATTGCAATAGCACTTGCGGAAGCTTTTGATTGTGGAGTTAACGATCTTCCTCTTACAATAGTTCTTTCTTGGTTTGAACAAAAAGCTGTAGCTATATTACTAGGATTATTTAGCTTAGGAGTTAAAAATATTTATATAGGACCATCAGCTCCAAAATTTGTATCACCAGGAGTTCTTGGAGTACTACAAGATGCATTTAACTTACAATTAATAAGTGGAGATGCTAAAGCTGATTTAGAAAAAATGTTAGGATAA
- a CDS encoding ATP-dependent helicase, with product MNCESLNENQNIAVNHFKGPCMVIAGPGSGKTRVISYRINNLVQNFKIRPENILAISFTKASSTEMKERSIRLSSNSLINRVNFGTFHSVFFRILRGFKNYQLDNLLDENKKMYTIKNILKSMDVENYQEEDVIKGVINEISFLKNELLDPHDFDSCVVSNDEFLKVYSMYENYKSDMKKIDFDDMLIHTYNLLKEDEYILNLIRNKYKYILVDEFQDINKVQFEVLKMISKPGNNIFVVGDEDQSIYGFRGARPDFLLEFKNYFANSKYIVLDLNYRSTDVIINTSNKLIRNNNNRYDKVIKSVKGKGDSILFLSPEDSEDEARKVGSLIIENINSNNMSYSDFSVIYRTNIQSRALVDVFMDMNIPFVIRDTVVSIYDHWVSKDIISYLSVALYSGLKDELSRIINKPFRYISKESIKIAMADGDFLTNIKTKANLNKWQIKTIEDLELDLDYISRISPKDAISYIRTSLEYDRYLIEYCQKRKIKTTGLFEILNEIEGGASNYKTIEDYLDHISKVKEEILNQKKDDNKDKVVLTTIHSAKGLEFKNIFIIGVIEGVIPHEKSVEGNDDVEEERRLLYVAMTRAMDKLHISSPQYKYGKRAFASRFMEEINEPSDEELDAIKKGDIINHKKFKRGKVINKSDNMIEIEFKDDIKILNYRVCIRNKLIEKV from the coding sequence ATGAATTGTGAGAGTTTAAATGAAAATCAAAATATAGCTGTTAATCACTTTAAAGGACCATGTATGGTAATAGCTGGTCCGGGTTCTGGAAAAACAAGGGTTATAAGCTATAGAATAAATAATTTGGTTCAAAATTTTAAGATTAGGCCTGAGAATATATTAGCTATCAGTTTTACTAAGGCTTCTTCTACTGAAATGAAGGAAAGAAGTATTAGGTTATCTTCTAATAGTTTAATAAATAGAGTCAATTTTGGGACTTTTCATTCTGTGTTTTTTAGAATTCTTAGGGGATTTAAAAATTATCAACTCGATAATTTATTAGATGAAAATAAAAAAATGTATACTATAAAGAATATATTAAAGAGTATGGATGTTGAGAATTATCAGGAAGAGGATGTTATAAAGGGTGTTATAAATGAAATATCATTTCTTAAAAATGAATTGTTGGATCCTCATGATTTTGATTCTTGCGTAGTGTCTAATGATGAGTTTTTAAAAGTGTATTCTATGTATGAAAATTATAAGAGTGATATGAAAAAAATAGATTTTGATGATATGTTAATACATACTTATAATCTTTTAAAAGAGGATGAATACATACTTAATTTAATTAGGAATAAGTATAAATACATATTGGTAGATGAATTTCAGGATATAAATAAGGTTCAATTTGAGGTTTTGAAGATGATATCAAAGCCGGGTAACAATATATTTGTTGTTGGAGATGAAGATCAAAGTATTTATGGATTTAGAGGTGCTAGACCTGATTTCTTATTAGAATTTAAAAATTATTTTGCAAACTCTAAGTACATAGTGCTCGATTTAAATTATAGATCTACTGATGTGATAATCAATACATCAAATAAGCTTATTAGAAACAATAATAACAGGTATGATAAGGTTATAAAGTCTGTTAAGGGAAAAGGTGATAGCATATTGTTCTTATCACCAGAGGATTCTGAAGATGAGGCTAGAAAAGTTGGAAGCTTAATTATTGAAAATATCAATAGTAACAATATGAGTTATAGTGATTTTAGCGTCATATATAGAACCAATATACAGTCAAGAGCTCTTGTAGATGTATTTATGGATATGAATATACCGTTTGTAATAAGGGATACGGTTGTTAGTATATATGATCATTGGGTTAGCAAGGATATTATAAGCTATTTGAGTGTAGCTTTATATAGTGGATTAAAGGATGAATTATCTAGAATTATAAATAAGCCGTTTAGATATATATCTAAGGAAAGCATAAAAATAGCCATGGCAGATGGCGACTTCTTAACCAATATAAAAACTAAAGCAAATCTGAATAAGTGGCAGATAAAGACTATAGAAGATTTAGAACTAGACCTTGATTATATAAGTAGGATATCTCCAAAGGATGCTATATCCTATATAAGGACAAGTCTTGAATATGATAGATACTTAATAGAGTATTGTCAGAAGAGAAAGATAAAGACCACAGGTTTATTTGAAATATTAAATGAAATAGAAGGTGGAGCATCAAACTACAAGACTATAGAAGATTATTTAGATCATATAAGTAAGGTTAAAGAAGAAATTTTAAATCAGAAGAAAGACGATAATAAGGATAAGGTCGTTTTAACTACTATTCACTCTGCTAAAGGTCTAGAGTTTAAGAATATATTTATAATAGGAGTTATTGAAGGGGTTATACCTCACGAAAAATCTGTTGAAGGTAATGATGATGTTGAGGAAGAGAGAAGACTTCTTTATGTGGCTATGACAAGGGCCATGGATAAGCTTCATATATCAAGTCCTCAATATAAATATGGAAAAAGAGCTTTTGCATCCAGGTTTATGGAAGAAATCAATGAACCATCTGATGAAGAACTAGACGCTATAAAAAAAGGAGATATAATAAACCATAAAAAGTTCAAAAGAGGAAAAGTAATAAACAAAAGTGATAATATGATAGAAATAGAATTTAAAGATGATATAAAAATATTGAACTATAGGGTGTGCATTAGAAATAAATTAATAGAGAAAGTATAA